In the Armatimonadota bacterium genome, CGCCAGGCGCGTGTGCGGCGCCCACAGGAAGATCACCGCCGAGACGGTGGTCATGGCGTTGACGAACAGGTAGACGGCGATGTCGAGGATGGCCGGCAGGCAGACGGGCACCGTCACCCGGGCGAACGTGCGGTAGAACGGCGCGCGCAGCGACGCCGAGACCGCCTCGAACTCGCTGTCGAGCTGCTTGAGGGCCGTCACCGCCGTCAGGTGGCTCACGGTGTAGAAGTGCACAATGGTGTTGACGACCATGATCGCCAGGGTGTTGTAGAGGAACCCCAGCGGGTTGGCCGGGTGGTTGAAGAAGAAGATGTAGCTGATCCCCAGCACCAGGCCGGGGACCGCCAGCGGCAGCATCGCCAGCAGCTGGGCGACGACGCGCACCGGCTGCCAGCCCCGCGTCTTCTCCAGCAGGTAGGCGCCGGTGAAGACCAGGGCGGTGCCCAGCAGGGCCGTGGCGCCGGCCATCTTCAGCGAGTTGACGTAGGGCAACCAGCCCTGGGTCTCGAACCGGGCGAAGTTGTAGTTCTTGAGGCCCAGCGCCAGGTTGTACGGCCAGAACGACACGAACGAGCCCCACGCCGCCACCACCAGCAGGCCCACGATGGGCACGGCGATCAGGGTGCACAGGCCCAGGAACGCCCAGTCCACCGCCGGCCGCGGACGGGGCTGGAGCGGCACCGCCTGCGGCGTCAGCGCCGCCTGCTGGCGGCGGTGCACGTACCGCTCCGCCAGGAACGAGAGCACCGCGGGCACCAGCAGGATCATGCTGACCACGGCGCCGGTCTCGAAGTTCTGGCGGCCGAACACCTGCTTGTAGACGTCGGTGGCCAGTACGTTGAACTGCCCGCCGATGACCTTCGGGATGCCGAAGTCGGTGATCACCAGGGTGAAGACCACGAAGGCGGCGCTCAACAGCCCGTACTTCGCGCCGGGGATGGTGACCGTGAGGAAGATCCGGCGGGGCGAGGCCCCCAGGGCCGCGGCCGACTCGTACAGGCGCGCGTCGGCCGTGGCCAGCGCCGTGGTCAGGATCATCAGCGCGTGGGGGAAGCAGTAGACCGCCTCGGCGATCACGATGCCGAGCGGCCCGTAGATGGAGCGGCCCAGCAGCAGCTCGCGCAGCAGGCCCTGGTTCCCGAACAGGTAGACGAGCGCCAGGGCCTGGAGGAGCGACGGCGCCAGGATGGGGATGAGGGCCACCGCGCCGAAGAGCCCCTTGGCCGGCATGCGCGTGCGCGTGAGGGCGTAGGCGTACAGGAACGCCGCCGGCACCACCACGCCGGTGGTGACCACGGCGATCCCCAGGCTGTGCCAGATCGAGGACGCCAGCGCGGGGCTGGCCAGGTACTCGGCGTAGTTGGCCAGGCCCACGAAGCGACCGTCGCGGTCGAGGAACGACTTCGACAGCAGCGCCCACAGGGGTGCGGCCACCGCCAGCACCAGCCACAGCGCCACCGCCGCCAGCCCACCCCGGGCCACCCACTCGTCTCGCGCCAGCGCCCGGCGGACCGGCGGGGCCGCGGCAGCGACGAGGGTCGAGGTGGCCACGGCTCAGGTGCCGGGGAAGACGCGGACGCGGTCGGCGGGCAGCGAGACGGTGATGGCTTTGCCCGGCGCCAGGGCGAACTCCCGCTGGAGGTGGACGGGCACGTCGGCCCGGACGTCGGCGGCGTCGGCGACGGCGGG is a window encoding:
- a CDS encoding putative 2-aminoethylphosphonate ABC transporter permease subunit, whose translation is MATSTLVAAAAPPVRRALARDEWVARGGLAAVALWLVLAVAAPLWALLSKSFLDRDGRFVGLANYAEYLASPALASSIWHSLGIAVVTTGVVVPAAFLYAYALTRTRMPAKGLFGAVALIPILAPSLLQALALVYLFGNQGLLRELLLGRSIYGPLGIVIAEAVYCFPHALMILTTALATADARLYESAAALGASPRRIFLTVTIPGAKYGLLSAAFVVFTLVITDFGIPKVIGGQFNVLATDVYKQVFGRQNFETGAVVSMILLVPAVLSFLAERYVHRRQQAALTPQAVPLQPRPRPAVDWAFLGLCTLIAVPIVGLLVVAAWGSFVSFWPYNLALGLKNYNFARFETQGWLPYVNSLKMAGATALLGTALVFTGAYLLEKTRGWQPVRVVAQLLAMLPLAVPGLVLGISYIFFFNHPANPLGFLYNTLAIMVVNTIVHFYTVSHLTAVTALKQLDSEFEAVSASLRAPFYRTFARVTVPVCLPAILDIAVYLFVNAMTTVSAVIFLWAPHTRLASIAVVYMDDTGQQGAAAAMAMMIFYTSAAVKLLHLLVARVLDRRTQAWRRR